Proteins encoded by one window of Salvia splendens isolate huo1 chromosome 7, SspV2, whole genome shotgun sequence:
- the LOC121810422 gene encoding wall-associated receptor kinase-like 1, whose amino-acid sequence MALAVSDSHQFWGRGRKLFNCSYAFPGERGNIDPRLTQLNDSKPLRRESENWFRNYMPPVLMDWRIGGESCSRAQQSRSTYVCADNSECVDFGSDAHGYNCRCFQGFQGNPYLPYGCQVQMHCCLAFEVPLLVYEYVPNGTLFDLIHQSQLPISWNMRIKIAADIAGAVAYLHFASSVPIYHRDIKSTNILMDEKYVVKVSDFGTSKFVAVDQTHLTTLVKGTFGYLDPEYFQTSQYTDKGDVYSFGVILVELLTGQRAISLDVSQERNLSTRFLACMEANNLDAIIDTQVSKQAKIEEVIEFARLAKRCLNITGRMRPNMKEVARELESLSVSQLSANVTHAIEEANMYEAKSVLVPNIDYTGTSGDSVASTSDAHPLMSTKF is encoded by the exons ATGGCACTAGCAGTATCTGATTCGCACCAATTTTGGGGGCGAGGCAGAAAGTTATTCAACTGCAGCTACGCCTTTCCAGGAGAAAGGGGAAACATAGATCCACGCCTCACCCAACTGAATGATTCAAAGCCTTTACGACGTGAGAGTGAGAATTGGTTTAGGAATTATATGCCGCCAGTGTTAATGGATTGGAGAATCGGAGGCGAGAGTTGCAGCCGCGCACAACAGAGTCGTTCAACTTACGTGTGTGCAGATAATAGCGAATGtgttgattttggttctgatgctCATGGCTACAATTGCCGCTGCTTTCAAGGATTTCAAGGAAACCCTTACCTGCCCTACGGATGTCAAG TACAAATGCATTGTTGCTTGGCGTTTGAGGTTCCTCTCCTCGTATACGAGTATGTGCCTAATGGGACACTTTttgatctcattcatcaatcaCAACTTCCAATCTCATGGAACATGCGCATAAAAATTGCGGCCGATATAGCAG GTGCAGTGGCTTACTTACATTTTGCATCATCTGTCCCCATCTATCACAGAGACATCAAGTCCACCAACATCCTTATGGATGAAAAGTACGTTGTTAAAGTGTCGGATTTCGGAACATCCAAATTTGTTGCAGTAGACCAAACTCACCTGACCACGCTGGTGAAAGGTACATTCGGATATTTAGACCCAGAGTATTTCCAGACGAGCCAATATACAGACAAGGGCGACGTTTATAGCTTTGGAGTAATTCTTGTCGAGCTTCTAACAGGACAACGGGCCATATCGTTAGATGTATCACAAGAAAGAAATCTATCAACACGATTTCTTGCATGTATGGAAGCAAACAATCTTGATGCCATAATAGATACCCAAGTTTCCAAGCAAGCTAAGATAGAAGAGGTGATTGAATTTGCAAGGCTTGCAAAAAGGTGCTTGAACATCACAGGGAGAATGAGGCCAAACATGAAGGAAGTAGCAAGAGAATTGGAAAGTTTGTCTGTGTCTCAACTCTCTGCAAATGTTACACATGCAATTGAAGAAGCAAACATGTATGAAGCGAAGTCAGTTTTGGTTCCAAACATTGATTACACTGGGACAAGTGGTGACAGTGTCGCCTCGACATCAGATGCACATCCTCTAATGTCTACAAAATTTTGA